One window from the genome of Nicotiana sylvestris chromosome 9, ASM39365v2, whole genome shotgun sequence encodes:
- the LOC104210864 gene encoding glutathione S-transferase PARB: protein MAIKVHGSPMSTATMRVAACLIEKELDFEFVPVDMASGEHKKHPYLSLNPFGQVPAFEDGDLKLFESRAITQYIAHVYADNGYQLILQDPKKMPSMSVWMEVEGQKFEPPATKLTWELGIKPIIGMTTDDAAVKESEAQLSKVLDIYETRLAESKYLGGDSFTLVDLHHIPNIYYLMSSKVKEVFDSRPRVSAWCADILARPAWVKGLEKLQK from the exons ATGGCGATCAAAGTCCATGGTAGCCCCATGTCAACTGCAACCATGAGAGTTGCTGCTTGCCTCATCGAGAAGGAGCTGGATTTTGAGTTTGTCCCTGTTGATATGGCCTCTGGCGAACACAAGAAGCACCCTTACCTTTCCCTCAAT CCTTTTGGTCAAGTACCAGCATTTGAAGATGGGGACTTGAAGCTTTTTG AATCAAGGGCAATCACCCAATACATTGCTCATGTTTATGCTGACAATGGCTATCAACTAATACtccaagatccaaagaagatgCCCAGTATGTCAGTATGGATGGAAGTAGAAGGCCAAAAATTTGAACCCCCGGCTACAAAATTAACATGGGAACTAGGCATAAAACCAATTATCGGCATGACCACAGATGATGCTGCTGTGAAGGAAAGCGAAGCGCAATTGTCTAAGGTTCTTGACATATACGAAACTCGATTGGCAGAGTCAAAATACTTAGGTGGAGACTCTTTTACACTGGTTGATTTGCACCACATCCCAAATATATATTACTTGAtgagttcaaaagttaaggaagtGTTTGATTCGCGCCCTCGTGTGAGTGCATGGTGTGCTG